The Deinococcus wulumuqiensis R12 genome has a window encoding:
- the ddrB gene encoding single-stranded DNA-binding protein DdrB, with translation MLQIEFLTDLGARVTVSVEHESRLLDVQRHYGRLGWTSGEIPSGGYQFPIENEPDFDWSLIGARKWKSPEGEELVIHRGHAYRRRELEAVDSRKLKLPAAIKYSRGAKVSDPQHVREKADGDIEYVSLAIFRGGKRQERYAVPGGAAASQGRPAPQGQPTQTRPQAARPASRPPAQQPAQEEEAPF, from the coding sequence ATGTTGCAGATTGAATTTCTGACCGACCTGGGTGCGCGGGTCACGGTGAGCGTGGAGCACGAGAGTCGGCTGCTGGACGTGCAACGTCACTATGGTCGCCTGGGATGGACCAGCGGCGAGATTCCGTCCGGGGGCTACCAGTTTCCCATCGAAAACGAGCCGGACTTCGACTGGTCGCTGATCGGTGCCCGCAAGTGGAAAAGCCCGGAAGGCGAGGAACTCGTCATTCACCGGGGCCACGCCTACCGCCGCCGCGAACTGGAGGCGGTGGACAGCCGCAAACTCAAGCTTCCTGCCGCCATCAAATACAGCCGGGGCGCCAAGGTCAGCGACCCGCAGCACGTCCGCGAGAAGGCCGACGGCGACATCGAATATGTCAGCCTCGCCATTTTCCGGGGCGGCAAGCGCCAGGAGCGCTACGCGGTGCCCGGCGGCGCGGCGGCCAGTCAGGGACGCCCGGCTCCGCAGGGCCAGCCCACTCAAACCCGGCCCCAGGCGGCCCGTCCCGCCTCCCGGCCCCCCGCTCAGCAGCCTGCACAGGAAGAAGAAGCGCCGTTCTGA
- a CDS encoding APH(3') family aminoglycoside O-phosphotransferase gives MSDALAPDALILPPALRRVLPAARWERVTDGESGAGVWRSTRFVVKVQPRTLYPASTLLQERERLRWFAGRLPVPQVVAYEDDGAQEYLAMTRLPGIPMSHPDAALHPERMVNLLARALRELHALPVRECPFNMSLGARLKLARERVAAGAVDESDFDEERQGHSAVSVFNRLARTRPAQEDLVVTHGDACLPNFIVQGEYVEGLIDLGRAGIADRHTDLALAWRSTRRNLGAAYADMLLGLYGRELLDEGKLEYYALLDELF, from the coding sequence ATGTCCGACGCTCTGGCCCCTGACGCCCTGATTCTGCCGCCCGCCCTGCGCCGGGTCTTGCCCGCCGCCCGCTGGGAACGGGTCACGGACGGCGAAAGCGGGGCCGGGGTGTGGCGCAGCACCCGCTTCGTGGTCAAGGTGCAGCCGCGCACGCTCTACCCGGCGTCCACCCTGCTTCAGGAGCGCGAGCGGCTGCGCTGGTTCGCGGGTCGGCTGCCGGTGCCGCAGGTCGTCGCCTACGAGGATGACGGGGCGCAGGAATACCTCGCCATGACGCGGCTGCCGGGCATTCCCATGAGCCACCCCGACGCCGCGCTGCACCCCGAACGCATGGTGAACCTGCTCGCCCGCGCCCTGCGCGAACTGCACGCCCTGCCGGTGCGCGAGTGCCCCTTCAACATGAGTCTGGGCGCCCGCCTGAAACTCGCCCGCGAACGGGTGGCGGCGGGCGCCGTGGACGAAAGCGACTTCGACGAGGAGCGCCAGGGGCACAGCGCCGTGAGCGTGTTCAACCGCTTGGCCCGCACTCGCCCGGCGCAGGAAGACCTGGTGGTCACACACGGGGACGCCTGCCTGCCCAACTTCATCGTGCAGGGGGAGTACGTGGAGGGACTGATCGACCTGGGCCGCGCCGGAATCGCCGACCGGCACACCGACCTGGCGCTGGCGTGGCGCAGCACCCGCCGCAACCTGGGCGCGGCCTACGCCGACATGCTGCTGGGCCTCTACGGACGCGAGCTGCTGGATGAGGGGAAGCTGGAGTATTACGCGTTGCTGGACGAGTTGTTTTAG
- a CDS encoding trypsin-like peptidase domain-containing protein, with protein MSLASLYVEALFDETVLSSATAFYWLKPGFGTPHLITNWHVVSGRNAEDGSCLSKTGGVPNQLRVYSQPAGPSKDAYIYTIPLIVDSKQQWIEHPEGRKVDVVAIPLLYAPLYEPEFSTYPINANPNVFYADIQTVVTSEVFILGYPNGFRHKPWFPIWKRGTIATEPYIDFDERPIFLVDALTRASMSGSPVIQMSNSNYINSYGEVEFNGSQNVKFLGIYSGRIDSSRVREGIIYEGAELGRVFRREVIGEILDDSMMARFGKEIS; from the coding sequence ATGAGCCTAGCCTCCCTGTACGTGGAGGCTCTCTTCGATGAGACAGTGCTCAGTAGCGCGACTGCCTTCTACTGGCTTAAGCCAGGCTTTGGAACGCCGCACCTCATTACAAATTGGCACGTGGTCTCGGGAAGGAACGCAGAAGATGGAAGCTGTCTTTCTAAGACGGGTGGTGTTCCAAATCAACTTCGCGTTTACTCCCAACCGGCTGGACCATCTAAGGACGCTTATATATACACTATCCCGCTTATAGTTGATAGCAAGCAACAATGGATTGAGCATCCTGAGGGGAGGAAGGTAGATGTAGTTGCCATCCCTTTGTTGTATGCTCCCCTCTATGAACCGGAGTTTTCGACCTATCCTATTAATGCTAACCCAAACGTATTTTATGCGGATATACAAACTGTAGTAACCTCCGAAGTATTCATTCTAGGCTACCCCAATGGTTTCAGGCATAAACCCTGGTTTCCTATCTGGAAGAGGGGGACTATAGCTACTGAGCCCTATATAGATTTTGATGAGCGTCCTATATTCTTGGTTGATGCTCTTACTCGAGCATCGATGTCTGGTTCTCCGGTTATACAGATGTCTAATTCTAACTATATAAACAGTTACGGTGAAGTTGAATTCAACGGCTCACAGAACGTGAAGTTCCTAGGTATTTATTCAGGACGCATCGATTCTTCCAGAGTTAGAGAGGGAATTATCTACGAAGGAGCGGAGTTGGGAAGAGTATTTCGAAGAGAAGTTATTGGAGAAATACTAGATGATTCAATGATGGCGAGATTCGGTAAAGAGATTAGCTAG